The Numida meleagris isolate 19003 breed g44 Domestic line chromosome 18, NumMel1.0, whole genome shotgun sequence genome segment CGTGTGCTCTGCGGTTTTGGAAAGTCACTTTTCTCGCCCAGAGGGAGAGCTGGGTATCGGTTCTCAAAACCTGCACGAAGAAATGCGCTCGCTCgtgcttcctgccctgctgccctcgGCCCTGCCGCCCTCCTGGCAGCTCCCACGCGGTGCCCGAGCAGAGCAATCCAGCCCCGCAGCCTGAGATATTTTAGCGTCATTTGCTGCAGGGGGAGGAGCTGCCTTGAACTGACTCAGATCCACAGCTCCCTGCCCGCTGGAAGCTTACAGCCCAGGCTGCCGCTGcacatttttcctctgatttcttCAACGTGAGAGCTCCCTGCCCTACTTTTCTCCGCAAATAAAGCTTTGCAtccatttgcttttcctgctaCAAAGCCACAGCAGCTCCGGGGCTGGAGTCTCACTGAAATGCTCATTTCGGGTGCTTTGCAAAGTCCAAcactcagctccagcagcctgggAGCAATGAGTCACCCGGGCAGTGTGGGCTGGGAGATGCAGTGTGTGTGGTGGGGGCGATGGGCAGAGGCACACAAAGTCAGCCCAATTCGAGGCACCATGTTTTTGGAAGCGCTGCaatctgctgcaggcagaggagatGCAGATCCCGGTCCAAAGACCACCGGTGCCAGGCAGTGAGCTGCGCTGTGCTGGCTCTATTCCACCTGCACCACAGCTCCCACCAGTCTGCACTCTGCATTATCCAGAGGGGGCTGCACCCTGCAAGACATGAGGTGCCTATGGGTTTTTCACTTCCCTACCATCTTACTTGGGAGGCACAGTGACAGCATACGCTGCTGTCTGGGAATTTTCTAAGTGAAGCTCCCAGTTCTGGGCTGTAAGCGAGTTACTGGAGCCTCCTCCTGgcccacagacccacacccgGATCCTGGCTGAGCACCCCGCACCGCCTGGGGCCCTGTGCAGAGCCCTTCTGTCGGCCCTGCACCAGGGGACACAACAGCTAATGTGCTTTGGAGGAGCACCCCCCAACTCTGGAGACCAGGAAGGTGGGGGGAGCCTGCAGTACAGCTCCCAAGACGCTCAGAAGAGAGATGGAAAGTGGAGATGTGCCCCAGGTCTCTCCTGCTCAGGGCCACCTCTAGCAGCTtttctccccatccccaggccCCAGCCCTTCTCCACAaagccctgctgccaccccgTGGCACTTGAGCAgtgaggctgcagagctgagcatgGCTGCAACGATCGTCCTATCTGCCACACACAGGATCCTTCCAGCCTGGCCAGAGCCAGAACCTCACTTCCCAGGTCCACTGCCTTCTGATGGAGAAAGCTGCCCAGCTCATCCTCCTGGACCACTTTGATCTGAACCTCATCAGCTCTCACCAACCTCAATCGGCAGCGCTGGAGGCAGCTTTCCGGAGGCTGTACCCTGCGGGATCCCCAGCTTGTCCCATGCctctccctggacagcctggcCAGAAATACCCTCCAGGGCCCGACATCTCCAGGCCTTGACACGTGGCAGTCACACCCTGGTCCTGACGCTACACCTACCCACAGCCTTTTTGGGCTACTCTCAGGTCCATCTGCAACCAAGCGAGCCTAGAGGGTAATCATCTGGTAATTTTGGAGACTGGGATGTTCATCAGGGAGACATGAAGGCCAGGTCCAGCATCCTCCCATTCCCTAGGACCTGCACCTGCTGCTCCATGTCTTCAAGATGGGACTCTTCAGGGCCAGCTCCACACTTGgtccagcagagcaggacaaagAGCACACTGCCTTGCTGCTCCTAACGTCAACCCCACCAGCAATGCGTTCCCTTCACTGCAGCCGCTTTTTTCCTATATCAGATACATTTTCCAGGCTTTTACTAGTTTTTCAATATTTGTAGCGTACAGAACACAAAAATCAGGTTTATCATCTACAGGATTATTCTAGAATAAAAAAGCTTgtttcacagagctgctgattTAGGACTCTGCGCTTGGACAAGTCACCTTTGTGattggcagctgctgcagaaacagaacaaaagaaactaAGCAGGAGCAAAGGAGAGCAGCTCTCTCAGAAGCACGCACTAGCCAAGCTGATGCTCACGACATGCATTGACGTCAGTAACTTCACAAACGCAAGGCTGAGTGGGTGTTTCCACCCGTTTGTGGAAGCAACACCCCATCGCTCCCTCTGCAAGGCCCGGCGCTGCCTCTGTTACACCAGCAATGGGTTCATCTCGCTCTGCCTGCACTGACCAACAGCAGGCCAAAAGTCATCCAAGTCTGCTTCCCATCCCTGCTACAGGACCCCGCAGGCTCAGGGCACAGTGACCTCTGGACAACTACCTCCACACGGAGCACTCTGTGCATCATCCTACATATTCCATCCAGCCAGGAGACATAAAGCACAAATCACAAGTCTTGTGATTGTCCATCACAGCAGTGGACACCCACGGACAATCAGGGTAGGAGCCTCTTCTTGAGATGGGATTATTTGTCCATGGCCTATGGACAAATGGTGCTGGGTGTAAACTCCAAACCAcaccagcagtgtgccaggtATGGGACTGAGTGCAAAACCCCTTCCCATGCTTTCTGCTCCCCATGGTGGATGAAACTAGTGGCTGAATATACATGATGGACTCCACACTGACCAGGAATCatgttttattgaaatatttacagttgTGTCCCAAGTCCTCTTTACCCATGCTGACTACAAAAGGTTTGTGCATCACCGTTAAACACCTCTTTCCCAGACCTACTCACACTCCCCTCCCTGTCAAGGCTGTAACAGATTTTAAGGTCTTCGTGGTCCAGCAGTTGCACGGCTGAGTCCAGAGGTACTGAGCGAGAGCAgctgagccagcagctccctcaTAGTCCAGGTCCCTCATGCTAAAACTAAAAGGTTTCAGAGCAGTGCCCCACGTGCCAGCTGCCTTgctgagcagcccagcagagcaccAGGGAATCCTCCACGCTGCACGAGAGCCCCTTAGGTTTTGATAGCTGTGTCTCGTGACTTGTAAGCCACGCCGCGGCTCTTCAGCTCTCGGACGATCCCTGCAACAAGGacacaaacacatttcagaatTCTCTAGGAATGCGGAGCCCTAAAAAAATCTGGTTGCTCTATCATGTAGATATCTCTTCATTGCAGAGATTAAGAACTGGACAATCTTCCTCTTAGTTCCTTCTAACAGTGTGTCAACTTCACTATTAAGAGCGTTCCCTCCTCTACTTTAAATGCCTGGACAGAGCACCCAAATATCGACTCAAGTTTTGCCTTGGAAAACACATTGGGCAGAGACTTTATCTGCATTATTTTCTACCTGTCGACGTTTGAATATCATGACTGTACAACACAGGCCAAGCTCTGAAAGGTTGCTCTTAAACCTCCTGGTCACTTCTGTGACTTGTCTGCAACTCCCACCTTCTAAGTAACACCATAGCAGCGAGATCAGAAGAGCATCACGTGGTTCAGGACAGCTCTCACCAGTGCTGCGCATCAGGGACAGCCAAATGACAGCCTGCAAGGCCCTCGAGTGCAGCCTGCTGGCTCTTGTGCTCCCCAGCCCCTTCTTGCTTCTGCCTGTGATGTGAGGATGTTCCCCAAACTATGCAAGGCCCaagagcatctcccatatgcatcccctcctgctgctgccctgcactcATGGCTgcgctctgcctgcagctgcgCGGAGCACATGGCATCACTGCCATGCTCTACTTGCTTCAGATGTGTCCAAAGCTGTGCCAGGAGGCCTCATGCCTCACAGTGTTCCAGCTGTCCCCTAACACAGATGGTGGAGCTCAGGTTAGGAATAAAGCAGTTGGCATTCCAGACAGAAGTACAGCTTTTACACTGGGTGTGGGGGACTGCAGCCCTCTTGGGACACAGGTTAGAAGTCTGATCTTGGGCTGCAGACAGGACAGTGGCTCTCGTCCAAATTGGAAATATGATTTCTGCTTTATGAAGGTAGGGCCAACTCTCTACACCCTCCACTGCACCTATAAATTAACAAATAGCACCTTAGCTTGATGTGAGCCCTCAGTGCAGTACTGCAGTAGAAAGGGATATCTGCTCACCAGTCCTCATCAAGACAATTTTCCCAGCAGCACCCTTTCTGCacaattcatttttgtttccttgaagCTGTACAGCTTGAAATGTGCACACTTTCTGTAGCCAGGCTTTAATCACATTTCATCACTCTGATGTGCAGTCTTGCATCACAGGTTTTATTCAGCAGCATTTTAATACCAACCTTTGGCAAGCAGAATGCTAGATGACCACAGACAACCTGTCTGTGGAACAGTGAACTCTGCCTCCCATTCCATGCCTTTTTGCAGTCACCTGGCTAATCCTTTCATGCACATGGGGTGTGCTCTCTCAGTTGTAACACTGTTTACTGGACCCCCAAACGCTGACTTCATCAGATCAACACAGTGTAACACTCAGAGAGTGTAACTGGCCAATATACAGTGCTGAATATACAAAACAACCAACCCCTCAGTGGCCACCTGTGCAGCAGCACTCCCttacacagcagcagtgttACCTTGGGGCAGGCGGCCAGTGACGGACACTGCATACACACCCGGCTTGAAGTTACCTGAGGGAAAGAAAGCTCTGAGTTCCTCTGCATGGCAGCAGCCAGGTGGGCAAACAGCCCCACCAGCCTCAGCCTGCACAGGTGCCCCCTCCTCAGGAGCCGCAGCAGCCCAAGGAACAAATCCTGCTGCCCAgcatcacagaaccacagagtggtttggggttggaagggacctcagccccatccctgcatgGGATGGGTGCCCccccagatcaggctgcccagggcccatccatggcctggggcacccacagctctgagcagaagtgccagtgcctcaccgcgCTCTGGGAGAAGAATTTATTCCTCACATTGGACacaaatctcccctctttcagtttaaagccattccccctcacCCTATCACTATCAGAGGGTGGTTAGGGGCAGAACAGCGGATGACACTCACTGATGCGCTGCCACTTGGAGACCCAGCTGTCCTCGGGGCTCATCATGGCGATGATCCTGTGGGAGAGAGGAACATGAGGGGACTGTCACCAGCCCGCTGCCACCGCGCACGCCGTCCCGGCCCCCTCACCCGTCGAAGGAGGAGCTGGTGCAGTCGTAGACCATCTCGCGGTTGCCCTTCATCTGCAGGTAGGCATCGCAGTTGTCGCAGCCGTCGTACTCGAACTGCTCGAGGGTCTGCGCGGGgaaccatagaaccacagaGTCACCGCGGCTGGAAAAGACCGCTGAGCCCACCGAGTCCAACCGCAGCGCGCCCAGTGACCGCGTCCTGCACTGACCCGCAAGGCCGCGCGGGAGGGGCGGCGGTGGAGGATAGGCCGGGTCGGGGGGGAAGGCCCGAGCGGGACGGGGAGGGGGGAAGGCCCGGACAAAGAGGCCCAGGAGGGGCTTGCGAAGGCCGCGGGCCCGGCGGAGCGCACCTTGAcgagggagcagagcaggcaggccCGCAAGTGCCGCAGATCCTTGGGGACGGTCTCCAGCGCCATGCTGCCGCCGCCGCGCACGCGCAGAGCGGGGACGGAGCGGGCAGCGCCCGGAGGGGGGCGGCAGAGAGCGGCGGGGGGCGGGCCTCGGAGCGCCGGGCCCGGGGGAGCGGGGGCGGCGGAAGGAGCCGCCGAGGCGCTGCGAGAGGGGAGCCGGGGCAAGGCTGAGGCCCGCACCGTGAGGCCAGCGCCCTCCGCCGGCTCCCTTGGCTGCAGCGCTGCCGCTCCCGCAGCGCAGGCCTGacgcggggctgcgggcgctCGGCCCGGTGGCTGAGGCAGCCGGTCTGAAATAACGTCTTCATGGAATCGTAGAGTTCCATAGAACGGCTTTGGGTTGGAGGGACCTCAAATATCACCTCATTCCAACGcgtgccgtgggcagggctgctgagcGACAGATCtggcaccagctcaggctgccctgggcctggggcacctccagaggtggggcacccacagctctggccgcagtgccagcacctcatcaccctctgggtgaagaacttccccctgacatctaatctacatctcccctcttttagtttaaaacctttcccccttgtcctatcacagtcAACCTctgtaaaaagttgatctccctcctgtttaaaACCTCCTCTCAAGTACTGTaaggccgcagtgaggtctcccaggtgctctctcttctccaggcagaacacccccagctccctcagcctgtctccgTATtacaggtgctccagccctctgagcaccctcatgccctcctctggaccccctccagcagccccacatctttcttgtgctgggggccccaggcctggacgcaggactccaggtggggcctcatgagggcagagcagagggggacagtcccctccctgcccgctgccacccctctgctgatgcagcccagggtgctggaggccttctgggctgcaagtgcacactgctgctcatgttgagtctttcacCTACCAGAACCCTCATGCCCTTCTTCGCAGGGTTACTCTCtctgagttcttctcccagtctgtatacatatctggaaTTGCCCCCACCCAaatgcagcaccttgcacttggccttgttacatgggcccacctttttaatttgtgaaggtccctctggatggcatcccttccttctgttctat includes the following:
- the SUPT4H1 gene encoding transcription elongation factor SPT4, which encodes MALETVPKDLRHLRACLLCSLVKTLEQFEYDGCDNCDAYLQMKGNREMVYDCTSSSFDGIIAMMSPEDSWVSKWQRISNFKPGVYAVSVTGRLPQGIVRELKSRGVAYKSRDTAIKT